CAGGTATATTCCCCGAAGCTCTAGCTTCTGCCGAACTCGGGCGATGCTGTGGCCGCCTGCCACCAGCTCCCACACTGCCGCCCTTTCCTCGTTCGTGACATCGGTCCTAACCCAGTCTGGAGCAAACTTGCGGCGAAACTGTCTCATAACTTGATCATAAATTGACCATAATTTGAGCCTATTCTTTCTCAGCCCGTCTGCCTCTTAGTTTAATGTGTGGAACAGCGGAGTTCAACCAGCAGAGAGGAAAGCTGAGGGTAAGCATGCGTAAGAAGAAACGCCAGGGGAAAGAGTAGGGCAGGCCTGCTATTTGAACTTGCCGCCAGAGAATGCGGAAGCCAACCGCCACCCTGCAGAGAAAGGGGGTGAGAAACAGGCGGAAAGAGAAAGCGGCTCATCCTCAGGTGGACTGACAAAAAGAGGAGGTAGAAAATGCGTACAAAGATTCTTCTTGGTCTTGTTGCGGTTGTTCTGGTTGTCTCTGGCCTCTTGCTCGCGGCCTGCTTGGTGCCTGCAGGCAGGACCATAAGCGGTCCAGTAGAGCAAATAAGCAAGGCGGCGTTGCCCAACATAGCTGACCGTTCCGTAGATTTCAGTACCCCGCCTGATGGTGTGGTTGACTATCAAATCCTGACTCGACATCTTGTATCGCAATACACAGGCGTCATGAAAGGATACGGGACCGTCCTGCTGACGGGCACGGACGACCTGAACACCAAAATGACAAGGGCATTTGCCCAAGGAACCTTCTGGGGCACGGTGGGCGACTCGAAACCAGGAGCCATGACATTCTTTGGCAGTCTAGTGACCGACAAGACAAACTCGAATCTCTGGGTGATCAACTCCAGGTATACGGTGGTGGAAGGCAGCGGTAGCGGTGGCCTCGAGGGCATAACCGGTTACGGAGTCTCCAATCTCACGGGTCCTGGGACCGGCCCCTATGTAGGTGACGCCAACTGGTCGTTCACCCTCCCCACCCCTTGAGGTCGCGAGGTCGGGCACAAACCGAATGCAGAGCCGATAGGCAAGAGAAGGCAAGCTGCCGGCAGCGCCCAGAGGCTTGTCTGGGGCATAGCACAGAACCCTGTCAGGCCGGGAAAGGGGGCGAGAGCAGGGTAAGCAGAAGTTGGGAGAAACGGGGAGATAGAGGGTAGGGAAACTGCGGCGGAAGACGGGTGTGGTGGCAGAAGACCACTCCAAAGGGAAGAATTGAAGGAGGAATGAAAATGAAGAAGAAGGTCCTACTGGCAGTCTTGGCAGTACTGGCTCTCCTCATTGTGCCAATGTCACCAGCTATGGCGGTAACAAAGGTACCTATGACGTTCAACATCACAGGGCTTGTTCAGCTCGACCCTGGCAAAGTCTGGACAGAGGGCAATATCATACACACCGACGGCCGTCAGGTGAGAGGAGTATATTCCAGCCCCCAGCTAGGCACTGGGACCTTTGAGGCCACAATGGACCGGAGGTATAGCCTCCTGACGGGAGAGGGAACCTACCTCGCCAAGGCGACTATCACAATTACTGTTGGAGGGTCGCTTGGCCTTGGAACGGGAACCATCTCGGGCACTGGTGAGGCAAAGATTACAGGTCTTACCCAACTCACAGGCAAGGCTGTGTACACGCATGGTACCGGAGGCCTTGCGGGTGTAAAGAAAATGGCTGATTTTTGGACCGTACCTGGCGGCACTGCGGGAGCTGGCACAATCGCATACTAGGACGTAGCCGACACCGCACAGCCAACGGCGAAGGCTCTAACTGTCGTCTTGGGCAAGCTCCCGCCACACTAAAGGGCGGGAGCTTAGCCGTCCGGGGCGGAGGAAATGCGGGGAACAGACCAGCTACCAGACGCTCCGTGATGAGTTGTTCTCCCTCCTGTTCTGGCTCACCTGGGGGGGCCCGACGCCCCACGACCCGTTCCCTGATGCGGGCGCCCGGGTCAGGCCGCCAAATGTGCAACAGACGGACAAAATGTTCCCCAAGGCCGGGCAACGCGCTCCGTCCCACATTTCAGGTCTTGCCCAGCCAGGAAGTCGCTGATAGGGCGGTGCCGAAAGGGCGGAAGCCGCCCAGTTGAGTCTCAAGGTAGGGTCATCCTTCACCGCTGTCGGGGGCATCACGAGCCGGAAGCTGACCACACAGCTTCCGATACCACTCCCGATGCTCACGCCCGCTGACTTTGCGGTACCTGGCGGTGGTGTTGAAGGATGCGTGCCCCAAGTGCTCTTGCAGAAGCCTCAGCCCGTCGCCAGAATCATCCACCTTCACTGCGTGGACGGCAAAGGCGTCCCTGAGGCGGTGGGGGCTCGCGCCAAGAGCCCTGCCCGTCGCCGGGTTCACCATGGGAGGCAGTCCCGCCCTACGGGCAGCCTCCCTCACGACCCGCCACGCCTGGCCGCGACCTATCCCGAAAAATAGGTTCCTCCCGTTCTTGGTTGCCTGATCGCCCTGCCCGACATAGTCCCGGAGCATGTTCAGGGTCTCCTTGTCGATGGGGAGGGTCCTCATTCTGCGGTGCTTCTGTTCTCTTGCCTGGGCCTCTTCCACCCTGGCACCACACTTAGGGCAGAAAGCGTGGGTTCTCCCCAGCCCGGCGTTACATCGGGGGCAGGAAAGCCTTACTCGGGCCTTGAGGTGCTCTATGATGACGGTACCCTGGACAAAGTTGATATCTTCCACCTTGAGGGCAAGGGCCTCCGAGATACGGCACCCGAGACGTGAAAGGACGCGGATGAGTAGCCGGTCCCTGAGAGTGCAGGCAGCAGCTATCAGTTTTTCAACCTCTTCCGGGTCTAGGTAAGCCTTGGGTTCCGGGATGGGACACCTAGCCTTCACGGTGGATGCCCTCCCGGGCATCGGGTGGCCATGGCCACTGCGAATCTGAGGGGGAAGGTTTGACTGTGTCCAGCATTCCCTGGGACGATGGAGCCCCGGCTTTGCGCTCCTGTTTTGCGGCTGATTCCCTCACCCGCCTACGTGCGATAATCTTCGCCAGGATTCTCAAACCGGGGAGACAGGCATGAGGCGAAAAAACCGAACCCTGTTCTGGTCTGTCTGCGCGGTCTGAATAGCGGGACCGTCTCACATTTTGATTCTAAGCCGAAAGCCAATGGCTGGCAAAGCACGTACACTCAATCATACACTATTGACATGTGCTTAATAATGCAGTAACATACAACAGCAAGAGGTGTTAGATACTACAATGGTAGGGAGATGAGAATGCCAAGAACTTACTTACCTCATCAGAAGGCGAAGTGGCTCGACCTATTTGAAAGTGGCAAAAGCGAGAAGTCGATCGCAAACTACGCCAAGTGTGACTACAGGACGGTGAAGAAAGGGATTGAGGAGGCCCGGCGGGATCGCAATGCGATTGCAGCGCAGATTGAGCTTGTCAAGGACGCATTAAGGGGCCATAAGGACCACTTGTTGATGGTGTTGGATGAGATGCGTCTCATGATGGCTATGCCGGCGGATAATCTGGAGATTCGGACCGAAAGAAACGGAAGCATGTTACCCATCTCTTTGACGCGGGCAAGAGTGAGGGCAGGCAACAGCGGAGGTCTGCTGCTCGATGTACCCGCAGAAGAAACAGTCGCCTGGGAGTTGATCCAGCAGCACCTGAAGGGAGATAAGGTTTGGAAAAGCTACAAAGAATGGAAAGAGGCGGTGCTCACCCATATCCAGGCGAAGGTTGATCTGAAGTCGGCGGTTGCCAGGTTCATTAAAGACAAAACCGATCTGGACATCGGTGATGAGGTTTCACAGGGCGACGAGACCGGGCGTGTCTATCCCGAGGCTGTACAGCTCTTCTATGAGGTGGCAACGGCTCGATCGTTGGGGAGAATTGATGGGACCAACCTGGAAGGGCGCATGATGGCAGGAGCGGACGGATATGTGAGAAACGGGGTCGGGGGCACCCCGCTCGCCTACGCCCCCCTGGGGGCGGATGAATGCCGTAGGGAACTACTTCAGGCTTTGGAATCAATCTACAGGTCTTCCGAAGTTGATAGAGTGGGAACGTCCCATAGCAGGCTGCAGGAAGTCACCGATAGAACCAGGCGCACTATCGATGAGATAGCATTGCTCCACATGCTTCCCGGAAGCTGCCGGGTCTGCAGACGTTTGGGAATCAGGTAAAGAGGGAGGAGGAGAACCACCTATGGAAGTCGCGCTTTATGCCCGGGTATCGTCGGAGAAACAGGACACAGACCTGTCTATATCTGCCCAATTGAGGGCATTGAGAGAGTACGCCGCGAAAAATGGCCACCGGGTAGCGAGGGAATTTGTCGATGAGGCCGAGACTGGCAGAACGACAGCCCGCCCGTCGTTTCGGGAGATGATTTTCCTGGCCCGGCGCCCGGATAAGCCGTTTGAGCAGATATTGGTCTGGAAGTACTCGCGATTCGCTCGCAGCCGTGAGGACTCTATCCTCTACAAAGCAATGCTCAAGAAGGCCGGAGTAACGGTCATCTCGATCAACGAACCGTTTGATGACACGCCGACCGGCCGGCTGCTGGAGGGCATCATTGAGAGTCTGGACGAATTCTACTCCGATAACCTGGGGGAAGAAGTCACCAGGGGGATGAGAGAGAGCGCGGGCAGAGGCTTCTATCTATCAAGCCGACCGCCTTACGGCTACCGAAAAGTACGAGTACTGGACGGGAACAGAGAGCGGACCAGACTCGAGCCTGACCCCAATCAAGTCGCGGTGGTGAAAGGCATGTTCGAAGCAGTATGCGATGGCAAGGGACTGACGGATATGGTACGGGATCTAAATGCAAGGAGAATTCCCGGTCCAACCGGGAAGGGGTGGAGCAAAACGGGGGTGTACGGCATACTGACCAACGAGATATGCACCGGCGTGTTTGTCTGGGGAAAGAACAGCAAACGTGGACTACCGCCGGTCCGTACCGAGAATGTCTGCGCTGCGCTGATAGAGAGGGCCACGTTCACCGAAGTGCAGAGCCTCATGAAAGAAAGGGCTCCGATCCATCAACACCCGAAGAGAGTGGCAAGTCCATTTCTCTTCAGCGGGCTGGCGAAGTGCGGCTACTGCGGGAAAGCCCTGGTTGGCAGGTATGCCAAGAGCGGCAAGTTTGCCTACTATGCCTGCGGCACCCTGGACAAGAAAGGGGCTGGGTCATGTCCGGCACACTACGTGAATGCGAACCAGTTCGAAGCGTTGGTTATTGACCGGATCAAGAAGCGAATCCTCACCAGGGAGAATCTCGAGGAACTGGTACGCCTGGTCAACGAAGAGACGGACCTTCAAATGAAGTCGTTGCGGGACGAATTAGACCTGATATCGGGAGCGTCTACCGATGTCGATCATCGCTTGGAACGGTTATATGATGCTATCGAATCAGGCAAAGTGACCGTGGACGACCTCGTGATCAGGATTCGTGAGCTAAGGAGCCGTCAGGCGCAGCTACAGGCGAGGAGAATCACAATTGAAAACCAGATGTCCGACAGGAAGGTGGACCTTGCCGACCTGAAAAGTATAACGGGCTCTCTTAGCGACCTGTATGTGTTACTCAGTGAAGGCACACTGGCTGAACGAAGGACCTTCATCCGGAGTTTTGTGAAGGAGGTCCAGGTGATGGGCAACAAGGCGGTAATGAACTATACGATGCCGGTGTTGCCGGAAAACCTAATCATTCAAAAAGAGGGAGTTCTACCTACCGTACAGTACAGTGGGCGGTATAGGACTTGAACCTATGGCCTCGGCGATGTCAACGCCGCGCTCTAACCGCTGAGCTAACCGCCCCTTCTGGAATTCTATACGGCCCCCGACAAGTTTTCAACCCTCTGGGGACTTGAAAAAGCTGGCCCAGGGCCTACAATAGCTCCCAGTGAGAGGAGATACTACGAGGATGGTCCCAAGAGAGACCATCCCTTTTTTTGGGAAAGGAGGTGAGCCTTGCGGTCGGCCCTTATAGGCAAGATTGAAAAGGCGAAGAGATATGCCCAGGAGCCCCATAGGCTCTCCCTGG
This genomic stretch from Chloroflexota bacterium harbors:
- a CDS encoding DUF3224 domain-containing protein; the protein is MRTKILLGLVAVVLVVSGLLLAACLVPAGRTISGPVEQISKAALPNIADRSVDFSTPPDGVVDYQILTRHLVSQYTGVMKGYGTVLLTGTDDLNTKMTRAFAQGTFWGTVGDSKPGAMTFFGSLVTDKTNSNLWVINSRYTVVEGSGSGGLEGITGYGVSNLTGPGTGPYVGDANWSFTLPTP
- a CDS encoding recombinase family protein; the encoded protein is MEVALYARVSSEKQDTDLSISAQLRALREYAAKNGHRVAREFVDEAETGRTTARPSFREMIFLARRPDKPFEQILVWKYSRFARSREDSILYKAMLKKAGVTVISINEPFDDTPTGRLLEGIIESLDEFYSDNLGEEVTRGMRESAGRGFYLSSRPPYGYRKVRVLDGNRERTRLEPDPNQVAVVKGMFEAVCDGKGLTDMVRDLNARRIPGPTGKGWSKTGVYGILTNEICTGVFVWGKNSKRGLPPVRTENVCAALIERATFTEVQSLMKERAPIHQHPKRVASPFLFSGLAKCGYCGKALVGRYAKSGKFAYYACGTLDKKGAGSCPAHYVNANQFEALVIDRIKKRILTRENLEELVRLVNEETDLQMKSLRDELDLISGASTDVDHRLERLYDAIESGKVTVDDLVIRIRELRSRQAQLQARRITIENQMSDRKVDLADLKSITGSLSDLYVLLSEGTLAERRTFIRSFVKEVQVMGNKAVMNYTMPVLPENLIIQKEGVLPTVQYSGRYRT
- a CDS encoding site-specific integrase: MPGRASTVKARCPIPEPKAYLDPEEVEKLIAAACTLRDRLLIRVLSRLGCRISEALALKVEDINFVQGTVIIEHLKARVRLSCPRCNAGLGRTHAFCPKCGARVEEAQAREQKHRRMRTLPIDKETLNMLRDYVGQGDQATKNGRNLFFGIGRGQAWRVVREAARRAGLPPMVNPATGRALGASPHRLRDAFAVHAVKVDDSGDGLRLLQEHLGHASFNTTARYRKVSGREHREWYRKLCGQLPARDAPDSGEG